Below is a window of Micromonas commoda chromosome 14, complete sequence DNA.
TGGTGTCGATGCTCGAGCGCTTGGCGGCCGCGTCAGGGATGAACGGCGAGCTCCCGCACCCGCCCGACGGCATCGACCCGGAGACGGTTCCCCTCAAGACGGTCAAGGCTGGGGATTCGATGTACGAGCTCACCGTGGAGGGAGCcaaccgcgggggcgggaacGCGAGAATCTCCGGAAACTCGTCTCGGGAGTGGacccaaggaggaggaggaggccaaggagtCCTGACCCAAGGAGTTCCCGCCCCGAACGGTAAGGTGGGTAAAGAAGTCCCGGAAtgggcggacgcgaccgcgacgggcggcgggccgaacggcgcccccgcggctggCTTTTTGGGAAGCGGCGCCGTGCCCCGTCTgacggcgagcgagcgaTCCGTCGTGTTCGGCGAATCTCAGACGCCCTcttccgacgccgacgtgggCGCCTTGGACCGGAAgatgcacgccgccgcgcaacaagccgccggcgggttcttcgggctcgcgccgggcggcggcgggatggaCGGCAAGCTCATCGGAGCGCTCGAGTCGGACGGCGAAAACACCAACCTGGGGGGCGGactggacgacgccgtcgacccgcCGCTTCACTCGACGCGGAATCAAACGCAGAACCAAACGCAGAACCAACAGGgcgtgccgccgcccacgggcCCGATCACGGACGCGCCGTGGTTTTACCTCGACCCCAGCGGCACGCACCAGGGCCCGTTtaagcgcgccgagctcctcgagtgGCACGACTCGGGTTACTTCCCGCTGGATCTGCCGCTTCGCCCCGCGgatgcgccgccgtcgatgccgtTCGTTCCCCTCGCCGAGATGCTGGAGTGCGGCTGGAGGTACCCGGGCCCGAGGGTCGCGGCGCAGATGCGCGCGGAGCACGAGGCCCAGATaaagcaggcggcggcgcaggcccgggaggcgcaggaggctgcgatgcgcgcgcgagccgaggctgaggcggctgAGAGGGAACGCGCGCAGGAGGCGATGCGGCaacgggaggaggcggcgcggcagCAGCAGATGCAGGAGATGCAACGGCAGCAGCAGATGCAGGAGATGCAACGGCAGCAGCAGATGCAGGAGATGCAACGGCAGCAGCAgatgcagcagcagatgcAGATGCAGCAGCAGAATGGGCTGCACTTTGGGACGTCGCCCCCGGTGCCCCCGCCGCAACAGGGCGGCCAGACCCTCCTCGCCAACATCTtcgccggaggcggcggcggagcaggaggaggaggaggaggagcgcccggaggacccgcgcgcggcgccgtgtccCTCGCGGATCTCGAACGATCCATGAGCCTTccgatggcgccggcgcccggatccttcgacgcggcttcgcccccgtcgacggGAGGATCCGGTTGGCCAAACCCCGCGTCCCAAACCCCGCACTCACACGCGCAGACGCACGCGCACCACCACCCGCACGACACCACGCAGCAGGTtcccgcgtcaccgcccgctAAACCGGCgtggggcggcgcgtccacggAACCCCCGGGTGGCAACTCGGGCGTCAAGTCGCTCGCGCAGATTCAAGCCGaagaggaggcgagggcggaggcgagacgtcgcgaggaggaggcccggtcgcgggcgaacgcgcccgtTAACCCCGTCGTGGGGGGCGtctggggcggcggcggtggtggcggcggtcCCTCGCTGGCTCAGATTCAGGCTGAGGAGATGCGACgagcggaggcggcgagagccGACGTCACTGCGGGGGCGCACGAAACTACTCGAACCAACGCAGctccccccggcggcgcgtggggcggtaggccgtccgccgcggtgtcgCAGcccctccccggcggcggcggcggcggtgggttCTGGGACTCgctcccgcccgcggcgacgcaacCCCCCGCTGGTCACCAGCGCCCGGGGCTGacccagcagcagcagcagcagccgaGGTCCGAGTTTCCCActctcggcgcgacggcggcggcggcggctcgcgccgggggcggcggcggcggcggacgcgcagcggtcctccccggcggcgtcgtcgggggccTCGGCGGCCACGTCGGCCCGGGCGGTCAGTCGGACGCCGGACACCCCACCGCGCCCACGACCAAGGCGCAGTTTCGCGAGTGGTGCAGGTCGGAGATGAAGGCGCTCCACGGGAGCGACGACACCACCCTCGTGGACTTTTTGGTCTCCTTAccctccgcgggcgaggtGACGGAGTACGTCCAGCTGTACCTCGGGgacaccgcgagggcggcggcgttcgggaAGGAGCTCATCCGGATCAAGCGGACGAACCCGCAGATCATGGGAGGTTTGGCGGGGGGCGGAGAATTCGCGGGCGTGggtccctccgcggcgagcggcgggtcgggatcgagcggcggcgtgagcggAGTTTCGGGCGTTACGAGGGACACGGCCGGCGGGCCGGGCGAGCACGAC
It encodes the following:
- a CDS encoding hypothetical protein (Contains the Pfam domain GYF The glycine-tyrosine-phenylalanine (GYF) domain is an around 60-amino acid domain which contains a conserved GP[YF]xxxx[MV]xxWxxx[GN]YF motif), whose product is MSAGGDAPGDLARFFAREDGWPRPFERRSASHTHVRPVASSRANKQAASINSALIGNSALVGDGVSNGGGDGGGGGAGQHGSPGSSFSKQDARRASTDRGSKWREDERDTGGTHRSRGWKDGSFGDKKRDGRRGRAQGDEGSHTAGGWSGSAGDIPGLNRRTDSKEPTRPGGKGFSMGRGRGGGLGGGLGPRGGGLGAPIGFGASPAVHATDEPKVRHGPVKYAYTREDLVSMLERLAAASGMNGELPHPPDGIDPETVPLKTVKAGDSMYELTVEGANRGGGNARISGNSSREWTQGGGGGQGVLTQGVPAPNGKVGKEVPEWADATATGGGPNGAPAAGFLGSGAVPRLTASERSVVFGESQTPSSDADVGALDRKMHAAAQQAAGGFFGLAPGGGGMDGKLIGALESDGENTNLGGGLDDAVDPPLHSTRNQTQNQTQNQQGVPPPTGPITDAPWFYLDPSGTHQGPFKRAELLEWHDSGYFPLDLPLRPADAPPSMPFVPLAEMLECGWRYPGPRVAAQMRAEHEAQIKQAAAQAREAQEAAMRARAEAEAAERERAQEAMRQREEAARQQQMQEMQRQQQMQEMQRQQQMQEMQRQQQMQQQMQMQQQNGLHFGTSPPVPPPQQGGQTLLANIFAGGGGGAGGGGGGAPGGPARGAVSLADLERSMSLPMAPAPGSFDAASPPSTGGSGWPNPASQTPHSHAQTHAHHHPHDTTQQVPASPPAKPAWGGASTEPPGGNSGVKSLAQIQAEEEARAEARRREEEARSRANAPVNPVVGGVWGGGGGGGGPSLAQIQAEEMRRAEAARADVTAGAHETTRTNAAPPGGAWGGRPSAAVSQPLPGGGGGGGFWDSLPPAATQPPAGHQRPGLTQQQQQQPRSEFPTLGATAAAAARAGGGGGGGRAAVLPGGVVGGLGGHVGPGGQSDAGHPTAPTTKAQFREWCRSEMKALHGSDDTTLVDFLVSLPSAGEVTEYVQLYLGDTARAAAFGKELIRIKRTNPQIMGGLAGGGEFAGVGPSAASGGSGSSGGVSGVSGVTRDTAGGPGEHDGWSQQPKKGKKKGK